In a genomic window of Seriola aureovittata isolate HTS-2021-v1 ecotype China chromosome 11, ASM2101889v1, whole genome shotgun sequence:
- the LOC130177992 gene encoding matrix-remodeling-associated protein 5-like isoform X2, which translates to MYRSVCVPAALLVLTLVVPGALSCPRSCNCYQASEVHCTFRSLLTIPPGLPAHTQRINLGFNSISRIHDSSLAGLKKVELLMLHSNDIHHLPDAIFKDMKSLQILKLSYNKLREISSSLTFSGLTSLLRLYLDHNLLQHIHPRALLQLPSLRLLRLQGNRLHQLHPHTLCTLSLLNTYYFSTLRHLDLSNNSLTTLPKDTLATAPLLETLVLQANPWSCDCRMSWFLSWSLAHPGLMKCPGGPQCPTCTSPNSLQGQGLLDQTDLSCASPVILSPGRKTPLETEHGEIQSRETFREPLGSASVGLSDLQGNSVDLSCNVTHSFDSQDIAPPPDLSLSSSSPIPLALSLSLECPVDRESYEQLWRILAYYSETAVRLEREIMLGKAPALAYRYRQAAETDGYYHTGVKASVKVRPQWLLQPAISIQLNRAQSNGNKVHLIYSTRVSAHPGPTSYPSTSSPASHPWVLISTSQSTTAMAAVSGSKVELSCPHISSGNAKVQWIFPDGSKLNSPSSSPDGRLRASASGLLLQKVQLSDAGLYYYVAQAGRDVDVLPVRLAVEESSVPPSGEEVGPPVTGGVREPISLSCKASGSPAPHMSWVLPDGNIIRSGLFVSGGLTLTPNGSLSLSNPSLRDAGHYRCIAVNHYGSDSLSMQLELKPQHPPPLRTSFPRGPQSAAGRSTKIRAPLLRQMEEGSGDEEEGEERTLSGNRRRPGLRQPLPNRRYPNGNPRRRGPVREGPLRRGGGPVSSTDQRRNRFENRHRVTTNKQRIDPEKWAHLLAKIRQKTHTNNSQPITAGSPTAEPVGRGRDGDAAREERVDDTERGRAEGAGVEAETEGSSVDDTVLQEEGLQPIHPVLTETQTPPETKTDTEIERGTERPTETQTDKESQNPGPQTQTVTNPEAQKEPDESRPNTGANEIVPEPAEGDGRGANQNPSRPRPQNPRQGLLPNLVPNSRPQSPWNSRRRIGQQRRIINRPRVQPLTPPRPLPDPTKQRSQTVTPDTTTDKSNMLLLVTTTTSQAILWTRNDHIKTAPNGVALNPLSHGISTSESASTSDTSSTSLSPSHTETHIDTMTHSADIPDTAESDRSSAATPASTQSNVVISQTHVPDTHTKTHGIQTQTKTRTATGKDVDRPLSRHSEEQDRNLPGVPYEPHSTALPSTQTSVIPSTVSSAATATTAKIATAPSTTTHLTSSGGSTASTSTSTTTTSEETLPTTTTPMTTYPITPTTTAIIIPTSSTTRSTTTTPTSTTTTSTPILTSTTPITTTTSTTAFTTTTAAATSTKISFKAIPTTPNPTTTTAAATSTKISFKAIPTTPNPTTTTTTPTTSTRMSTVAETSSTTTRASTSITPTTTTTTVTSTTTRVSSRERPNFGQVDPRWRPVSGAPNQGRSPPDWKNPGANSIPDSHSSRPRWSPSPSLPAVPGAPVVRSRPRIADPHIRTASFPAESTARLACEAQGEPKPSITWTKVATGAVMSFHSKAQRFEVLANGTLVIQNVQLQDRGTYICSAQSFLGRDRLLATLEVWTRPPRMQLPSYREDTIHQGGELLLQCQADGVPAPLLSWVLPDRSALTSAAPSADRIFMDTNGTLHISVTLPSDRGMYRCVASNSAGAASASVRVHVSSLPPVIQQPREEHLLLSPGRPVYAHCSARGAPPPTLRWRIPDGTLVRPSQFLHGNLFVLPNGTLHIRRVGSKDSGSYECTASNAVGADKRTVRVEIEGGAGKEEGKAVPTEKPYPSYSLNKDRALSVPKHPANPFNSPKLSPPLLSDRSRTLPLTPSFTRSSPYPHQSTDTNSLPKINKTVTASPAHFTDTNKTKLSTPSLPPTVPTNNTKVSPSVVNNTRVTSSSPSDKSKVPAVLHPLPVSPFSKARIVSTSPSVTTVRYGGILQLHCSVTGNPTPIIIWRTPTRKLVDMHFSFDRRLKVHPNGTLSAQAVTEKDAGDYLCIARNKVADDYRLLRVSVTTKPAKIEPKQPLNQMVSLGKPLKVDCQASGLPDPAVHWSLPDGTMVNSVLQGEDRGGRARRLTVFDNGTLLVPAVGMGEEGEYTCYAENQGGQDTMKVKVKVMMTSPPTFTDDGSYRVIKIRQGATATIHCRAAGDPAPTVTWFSPARRVIPRSMGSGYYSERVVVVSGGTLEVRLAQKIDTGNYTCRVSNSAGERSMAVGLEVEAPNHGVSGQVGGRSTSNGSGGSRLGDNMNNAGIVQYGFINGASSKLGSNNSSSNGYSDNNGRIRNIEPNTGIHTATSASNPALRSESRNGFNRPVSGITTQLGRSVISVGVSGVSNIGFKADNTGINRNGPGIVRSSSNSVGNSHSTGASVGKISGTNNNEVIAGRASNDANTSRDNGRISGTWNVGVSSSVSNSGAGTGNWFPRSGVNVAVPNDDRRSSGGIAVSNRGTKNSTNTFVGVVTTVKQRAVKGRTVLLPCPSQGSPLPRLAWLLPGNGVLPAPYYGSRLTVHRNGSLELRGVRASDAGTLVCVVRGERGETRIQVELEVSEAQEEARSPHRGTAVERPEQKNAGASDKSSSSVSPEKLHPRIPVTQKPLQRGLSLPAPPRPVGPQPHSAGTVSEPAVSTRTASLVSIINGETLRLPCPAPQTGYTQGSLSWTMPSGKVLSRGESADSERILVQEDGTLKVQQASVFDRGTYTCRSTSYDSTSVSVITVPVIVIAYPPRITKGPSPVTYTRPGVAVELPCLTIATPRATVTWETPDLTQLKVMGQARIYGNRYLSPQGSLVIQNPTSRDTGFYRCTAKNVIGVDTKATYLHVI; encoded by the exons ATGTatcgcagtgtgtgtgtgcctgcggcTCTCCTGGTGCTGACACTTGTGGTCCCCGGTGCCCTGTCCTGTCCCAGGAGCTGTAACTGCTACCAGGCCAGCGAAGTCCACTGCACCTTTCGCTCCCTGCTCACTATTCCTCCTGGCCTGCCTGCACATACACAACGCATAAACTTAGG GTTCAACAGCATCAGCAGGATCCATGACAGTTCACTGGCTGGGCTAAAGAAGGTGGAACTTCTcatgctccacagcaatgacATCCACCATCTCCCGGACGCAATATTCAAAGACATGAAATCACTGCAG ATACTAAAGCTGAGCTATAACAAGCTGAGAGAGatctcttcatctctgaccTTCTCTGGCCTGACCTCGCTGCTGCGTCTGTACTTGGATCACAACCTCCTCCAACATATCCATCCCCGAGCCCTGCTCCAGCTGCCTAGCCTCAGGCTGCTACGTCTGCAAGGGAACAGGCTGCATCAGCTGCACCCTCACACTCTGTGCACACTGTCCCTCCTGAATACATATTACTTCTCTACACTCAG ACACCTCGACCTGTCCAACAACAGCCTAACCACACTGCCCAAAGACACCTTGGCGACAGCTCCTCTGCTTGAGACTCTCGTGCTGCAGGCTAATCCGTGGAGTTGCGACTGCAGGATGAGCTGGTTTCTCTCTTGGAGTTTGGCTCACCCAG GCTTAATGAAATGTCCAGGTGGTCCTCAGTGTCCAACCTGCACGTCGCCCAATTCCCTTCAAGGGCAGGGCTTGCTTGATCAGACTGACCTATCGTGCGCCTCACCCGTCATCCTCTCCCCGGGAAGAAAAACACCTTTGGAGACGGAACACGGTGAAATCCAATCAAGGGAAACCTTCAGAGAGCCTTTAGGCAGTGCCTCTGTGGGTCTATCTGACCTACAAGGGAACAGTGTTGATCTGAGCTGCAACGTCACTCACTCTTTTGACTCTCAGGATATCGCTCCTCCTCCagatctctctctttcctcctcttctcctatCCCTCTAGCTCTGTCGCTCTCACTGGAGTGCCCTGTGGACAGAGAGAGCTACGAGCAACTTTGGAGGATCCTGGCTTACTACAGTGAGACTGCGGTCCGCCTCGAGAGGGAAATCATGCTGGGTAAAGCCCCGGCGCTGGCCTACCGCTACAGgcaggcagcagagacagatggatATTATCACACTGGAGTCAAAGCTTCTGTTAAAGTCAGACCGCAGTGGTTACTACAGCCGGCTATTAGCATCCAGCTAAACAGAGCGCAGTCTAATGGAAACAAAGTTCACCTTATATACTCAACAAGAGTCTCTGCTCATCCTGGCCCGACGTCTTATCCCTCCACATCCTCCCCTGCTTCTCACCCATGGGTTCTGATTTCAACTAGTCAGTCCACCACAGCAATGGCAGCAGTATCAGGCAGTAAGGTGGAGCTCTCCTGCCCTCATATAAGTTCGGGTAACGCTAAAGTACAGTGGATTTTCCCGGATGGATCAAAGCTCAACTCCCCCTCCAGCAGCCCGGATGGTCGGCTCCGAGCCTCAGCCTCGGGTTTACTTCTACAAAAAGTACAGCTCTCAGACGCTGGGCTTTACTACTATGTAGCCCAGGCTGGCAGGGATGTAGATGTTCTCCCTGTGCGCCTGGCAGTGGAGGAGTCGTCTGTACCTCCTTCAGGAGAGGAAGTGGGACCTCCTGTCACCGGAGGAGTTAGGGAGCCCATCAGTCTGTCCTGCAAGGCATCTGGTTCACCGGCACCTCATATGAGTTGGGTGCTGCCAGATGGAAATATAATACGGTCTGGATTATTTGTATCAGGTGGACTCACCTTAACGCCGAATGGGAGCCTGTCTCTGTCCAACCCTTCTCTGAGGGATGCTGGTCATTACCGCTGCATTGCGGTCAACCATTATGGCAGTGACTCTCTGTCCATGCAGTTGGAATTAAAACCACAACATCCGCCTCCACTTAGAACTTCGTTTCCCAGAGGGCCACAGTCAGCCGCAGGTCGGTCAACCAAGATTCGAGCCCCTTTACTACGTCAGATGGAGGAAGGATCaggggatgaagaggaaggagaggagagaactCTTTCTGGCAATAGGAGGCGTCCAGGACTTCGCCAACCTCTCCCTAACAGACGTTATCCAAATGGAAATCCCCGAAGACGTGGGCCTGTGAGAGAAGGCCCcctgagaagaggaggagggccTGTATCCTCCACTGACCAGAGAAGAAACCGCtttgaaaacagacacagagtgaccacaaacaaacaaagaataGACCCTGAGAAATGGGCTCACCTACTAGCTAAGATTCGTCAAAAGACTCACACTAATAACAGCCAGCCCATCACAGCAGGAAGTCCCACAGCTGAACCGGTggggagaggcagagatggagacGCAGCAAGAGAGGAGCGAGTGGATGATACAGAGAGAGGTAGGGCTGAGGGAGCGGGGGTGGAGGCAGAAACTGAAGGGTCATCTGTTGATGACACTGTTCTACAAGAGGAAGGCCTACAGCCCATCCATCCTGTTctcactgagacacagacacccccagagacaaaaacagacacagagatagagagagggacagagaggccaacagaaacacaaacagacaaagagagtcAGAACCCAGGTCCACAGACGCAGACAGTGACAAATCCAGAGGCACAGAAAGAACCAGATGAATCTAGGCCAAACACTGGAGCTAATGAAATTGTGCCAGAACCAGCTGAAGGAGACGGCCGAGGAGCAAACCAAAACCCATCCAGACCCAGGCCTCAGAACCCGCGGCAGGGCCTCTTACCTAATTTGGTTCCAAACTCTCGACCTCAAAGCCCTTGGAACTCTCGCAGGAGGATCGGACAGCAAAGACGAATCATCAACAGGCCCAGGGTGCAGCCTTTGACCCCACCCCGACCTCTCCCTGACCCTACAAAGCAGAGGTCACAAACCGTAACACCTGACACTACCACAGATAAAAGTAATATGTTGCTGCTGGTGACAACAACCACATCTCAAGCTATTTTGTGGACAAGGAATGACCATATTAAGACTGCTCCAAATGGTGTGGCACTGAATCCTCTATCTCATGGTATCTCCACCTCAGAATCTGCCTCCACCTCTgacacctcctccacctcattATCTCCCTCTCACACAGAGACGCATATAGACACGATGACTCACTCAGCCGACATCCCGGACACTGCAGAGTCCGATCGCTCCAGCGCAGCCACACCAGCGTCCACCCAGTCTAATGTTGTGATTTCACAGACACATGTGCCAGACACGCACACCAAGACACATGgcatacagacacagacaaaaacacgcACGGCCACAGGCAAAGATGTTGATAGACCCCTAagcagacacagtgaggagcaGGACAGGAATTTGCCGGGCGTACCATATGAACCACACTCCACCGCTCTCCCTTCCACTCAAACCTCCGTTATTCCCTCCACAGTCTCCAGTGCAGCTACAGCCACAACTGCAAAAATCGCAACAGCTCCTTCAACCACTACTCATTTAACTAGTTCTGGTGGAAGCACTGCGAGTACATCTACATCTACTACTACAACTAGTGAGGAGACACTTCCCACAACAACTACTCCTATGACAACATATCCAATCACGCCTACTACAACTGCCATTATTATTCCAACTTCTAGCACAACTAGAAGTACTACAACTACTCCTACCTCTACTACAACCACCTCAACTCCTATTCTTACATCTACTACTCCCATTACCACTACTACTTCAACAACTGcttttactactactactgctgctgctactagtACTAAAATCTCATTCAAAGCTATTCCTACAACTCCTAACCCCACTactacaactgctgctgctactagtACTAAAATCTCATTCAAAGCTATTCCTACAACTCCTAACCccactactacaactactactcCTACTACGAGTACTAGAATGAGCACCGTAGCTGAAACTTCTTCAACCACCACTAGAGCATCTACTTCTATTACACCCACTACTACTACCACAACAGTGACATCAACAACTACCAGAGTGTCATCCAGAGAGAGGCCAAACTTTGGCCAAGTTGACCCCCGATGGAGGCCTGTTTCTGGGGCTCCAAACCAGGGTCGCTCACCTCCTGACTGGAAGAACCCTGGAGCTAATTCTATTCCTgattcacacagcagcaggccaCGATGGTCTCCCTCCCCTTCGCTCCCTGCTGTCCCTGGG GCCCCAGTTGTGAGATCCAGACCAAGAATTGCAGACCCACACATCAGGACAGCGTCGTTCCCAGCAGAAAGCACTGCCAGGCTGGCTTGTGAAGCTCAAGGAGAACCGAAACCCTCCATCACATGGACCAAAGTTGCCACAG gagcagtgatgtcattCCACTCCAAGGCTCAGCGTTTTGAGGTCTTGGCAAATGGCACCCTTGTTATCCAGAATGTTCAGCTGCAGGACAGGGGCACATACATCTGCAGTGCCCAGAGCTTCCTGGGCCGTGACAG GTTGCTAGCTACCCTGGAAGTGTGGACCCGCCCCCCTCGGATGCAGCTGCCGAGTTACAGAGAAGACACCATCCATCAGGGCGGAGAGCTGCTCCTGCAGTGCCAGGCGGATGGCGTCCCTGCCCCTCTGCTGTCTTGGGTTCTGCCTGATCGTTCTGCCCTGACGTCCGCGGCCCCCTCTGCCGATCGCATCTTTATGGACACAAATGGAACCCTCCATATCTCAGTGACTTTACCGAGTGACAGAGGAATGTATCGCTGTGTGGCCTCCAACTCGGCAGGTGCTGCCAGTGCCTCTGTGCGTGTACACGTGTCCTCGTTGCCCCCGGTGATACAACAACCCAGAGAGGAACACCTGCTTTTGTCTCCAGGGAGGCCTGTTTATGCTCACTGCTCTGCCCGAGGTGCTCCACCACCAACTCTGCGCTGGCGAATCCCAGATGGGACTCTGGTTCGCCCATCCCAGTttctccatggcaacctctTTGTCTTGCCCAATGGGACGCTCCATATTCGAAGAGTTGGGTCAAAGGACTCAGGGAGTTATGAGTGCACCGCAAGTAATGCTGTTGGAGCCGATAAGAGAACAGTCAGGGTAGAAATTGAAGGGGGAGcaggaaaagaagagggaaaagcAGTTCCTACTGAAAAACCATACCCTTCATATTCACTGAATAAAGACAGAGCTTTGTCCGTCCCTAAACACCCAGCAAATCCATTCAACTCCCCTAAACTTTCCCCTCCATTGCTCTCTGATAGATCCAGGACCTTGCCACTAACCCCGAGCTTCACTCGCTCTTCTCCCTACCCTCACCAATCCACTGACACTAACTCACTGcctaaaatcaataaaacagtcACTGCCTCCCCCGCACACTTTACCgacaccaacaaaacaaaactttccaCTCCCTCCCTGCCCCCCACAGTGCCCACAAATAACACCAAAGTCTCACCCAGTGTTGTAAACAACACAAGAGTTACTTCTTCTTCCCCCTCCGACAAAAGTAAAGTTCCAGCTGTTTTGCATCCCTTGCCCGTCTCCCCCTTCAGTAAAGCCCGTATTGTCTCTACATCACCCTCCGTCACTACTGTCCGCTATGGGGGGATTTTGCAGCTCCACTGCTCTGTTACTGGCAACCCTACCCCCATCATTATTTGGAGGACCCCTACGAGGAAACTGGTGGACATGCACTTCAG TTTTGACCGTCGCCTGAAGGTGCATCCTAATGGCACCCTGTCAGCCCAGGCAGTGACGGAGAAGGATGCTGGAGACTACCTCTGTATCGCGCGCAACAAGGTCGCAGATGATTATCGCCTGCTGCGTGTCTCTGTGACTACCAAGCCTGCCAAGATCGAGCCAAAACAACCACTCAATCAGATGGTGTCACTCGGCAAGCCACTGAAG GTGGACTGCCAGGCATCAGGACTGCCTGACCCAGCTGTTCACTGGAGTCTACCAGACGGAACCATGGTGAACAGTGTGTTGCAGGGGGAGGACAGGGGAGGGCGAGCAAGGAGGCTAACTGTGTTTGACAATGGGACCTTACTGGTTCCAGCCGTGGGTATGGGGGAAGAAGGGGAATATACGTGTTATGCTGAAAATCAAGGAGGTCAAGACACCATGAAG GTCAAAGTGAAGGTCATGATGACATCTCCACCAACCTTCACAGACGACGGAAGCTACCGCGTCATCAAAATACGTCAGGGGGCAACCGCCACAATTCACTGCCGGGCTGCAGGAGATCCTGCCCCAACAGTGACATGGTTCTCCCCAGCCCGCCGTGTCATTCCACGAAGCATGGGCTCTGGTTATTATTCTGAGAGAGTTGTGGTGGTTTCCGGTGGAACTCTGGAGGTCCGTCTGGCTCAAAAGATTGACACAGGAAACTACACATGCCGGGTAAGCAACTCAGCTGGGGAGAGGAGCATGGCGGTGGGCCTGGAGGTGGAGGCTCCTAACCATGGAGTGAGTGGTCAGGTGGGAGGAAGAAGTACTAGCAATGGGTCTGGTGGTAGTAGATTAGGGGACAACATGAATAATGCAGGAATAGTCCAGTATGGATTTATCAATGGAGCCTCAAGCAAGCTCGGTAgcaataacagcagcagtaatgGCTATAGTGATAATAATGGCAGGATAAGAAACATCGAACCAAACACTGGCATTCACACAGCAACCAGTGCCTCTAATCCTGCCCTAAGGAGTGAAAGTCGAAATGGATTCAACAGACCTGTCAGTGGGATTACAACCCAACTTGGCAGGAGTGTAATCAGTGTTGGGGTGAGCGGGGTGAGCAATATAGGCTTTAAAGCAGACAACACTGGGATAAATAGAAATGGACCTGGCATTGTGcgtagtagtagtaatagtgtGGGTAACAGTCACAGCACAGGAGCAAGTGTCGGAAAGATTTCTGGGACTAATAACAATGAAGTCATAGCAGGAAGGGCTAGTAATGATGCTAACACCAGTAGAGATAATGGGAGGATAAGTGGTACTTGGAATGTTGGCGTTAGCAGCAGCGTGTCTAATAGTGGAGCTGGCACAGGAAATTGGTTCCCTCGGAGTGGTGTCAATGTAGCTGTGCCCAATGATGACAGAAGGAGTAGTGGTGGCATAGCTGTTAGTAATAGAGGTACTAAAAACTCTACTAACACATTTGTGGGTGTGGTAACAACAGTGAAGCAGCGAGCGGTCAAAGGCCGAACTGTTCTTTTGCCGTGTCCCTCCCAAGGCTCCCCTCTCCCTCGTCTGGCCTGGCTTCTGCCCGGTAACGGAGTGTTGCCAGCTCCTTACTACGGCAGTCGACTCACTGTGCACCGAAACGGCTCCTTGGAGCTGCGGGGTGTGCGAGCGAGTGACGCTGGGACATTGGTTTGTGTagtgagaggtgagagaggagagacgaggatacaggtggagctggaggtcTCTGAGGCGCAGGAGGAGGCCAGATCTCCACACAGGGGAACAGCTGTGGAAAGACCTGAGCAGAAAAATGCTGGAGCCTCAGATAAGTCCTCCAGCTCAGTGTCGCCTGAGAAGCTTCATCCAAGAATCCCAGTTACTCAAAAGCCTCTGCAGAGGGGCCTGAGCTTACCTGCCCCACCTCGCCCTGTTGGTCCTCAACCCCACTCAGCTGGAACTGTGTCAGAGCCAGCAGTGAGCACCAGAACAGCCTCCTTGGTGAGCATCATCAACGGAGAGACCCTTCGCCTGCCTTGCCCTGCTCCTCAAACAGGATACACCCAGGGCTCTCTCTCGTGGACCATGCCCAGCGGCAAGGTGCTGTCACGGGGTGAGAGTGCCGACTCGGAGCGAATCTTAGTCCAAGAGGATGGAACATTAAAAGTGCAACAGGCCTCTGTGTTCGATCGAGGCACCTACACTTGCAGATCCACCAGTTATGACTCGACCTCAGTTTCAGTCATCACAGTTCCCGTCATCGTCATCGCCTACCCCCCGCGGATCACAAAAGGTCCCTCCCCTGTGACCTATACACGGCCGGGAGTTGCTGTAGAGCTGCCCTGCCTGACCATAGCGACACCGCGGGCGACAGTGACCTGGGAAACACCAGACCTGACACAGCTGAAGGTGATGGGGCAGGCTCGTATCTATGGCAACCGCTACCTTAGTCCTCAGGGCTCCTTGGTGATACAGAACCCGACAAGTAGGGACACTGGGTTTTACAGATGCACAGCCAAAAATGTAATAGGAGTGGACACAAAGGCGACCTATCTGCATGTTATATAA